One window of the Rhizorhabdus dicambivorans genome contains the following:
- a CDS encoding trypsin-like serine peptidase → MTMAFRSLSNGGALYALARRPLLVPAMAMILSSGTAANAIILSGNNPTGGPVIMSADDMGWLAGVGRVECHDPRTPGIANMATGWVLGSADTVVTAAHIFFRGPRSVKATGATDPTNCTFALYDPNEQIREKTHIRYALSPWADISVRNDSSYDVAILKLDRPVKIGALPVAMPLKGSEKTLVNLIAFHSGVSAIQRALVTRGRLRDFPASQLRDDTTGLRVTNPQRLFSTSADSSPGSSGGMYYDERLHVAIGVHLGAVCDQARPRYDPNLCFNYGLRFTPAIVAMVDMVVRDQPVLSRLIKADGKPASIVPARHGLLANDQGEHQSDSHALSGD, encoded by the coding sequence ATGACCATGGCTTTTCGATCTCTATCGAACGGCGGGGCGCTGTACGCCCTTGCCCGGCGCCCCCTGCTCGTCCCGGCGATGGCGATGATCCTATCGAGTGGCACGGCCGCCAATGCCATCATCCTCAGCGGAAATAACCCGACCGGTGGCCCGGTCATAATGTCCGCCGACGACATGGGCTGGTTAGCGGGTGTCGGTCGAGTTGAATGCCACGATCCTCGAACGCCCGGCATCGCCAATATGGCCACGGGCTGGGTGCTGGGCAGCGCCGACACGGTGGTGACGGCCGCCCATATATTTTTCCGTGGCCCCCGATCGGTTAAAGCGACCGGTGCCACCGACCCGACCAACTGCACTTTCGCTCTATATGACCCGAACGAGCAGATCCGGGAGAAAACCCACATTCGATATGCCCTGTCTCCCTGGGCAGACATTAGCGTCCGCAATGACAGCTCGTATGACGTCGCGATCCTGAAACTCGATCGGCCGGTCAAGATCGGTGCCCTTCCAGTGGCGATGCCTTTGAAAGGTTCCGAAAAGACGCTGGTGAATCTTATCGCTTTCCATTCTGGTGTCAGCGCGATCCAGCGCGCCTTAGTCACCAGAGGCCGGTTGCGCGACTTCCCGGCGAGCCAGTTGCGCGATGACACGACCGGCTTGCGCGTCACCAATCCGCAGCGGCTATTTTCGACATCGGCGGACTCGAGTCCGGGGTCATCGGGCGGCATGTATTATGACGAGCGCCTGCACGTCGCGATCGGCGTGCATCTGGGCGCTGTCTGCGATCAGGCCCGACCTCGATACGATCCCAATCTGTGCTTCAACTACGGGCTGCGTTTCACACCGGCGATCGTAGCGATGGTCGATATGGTCGTGCGTGATCAGCCAGTGCTCAGCAGACTGATAAAAGCTGATGGCAAGCCGGCTAGCATCGTCCCGGCACGCCATGGGCTCCTCGCGAATGACCAGGGCGAGCACCAATCCGACTCTCACGCGCTGAGTGGAGATTGA
- a CDS encoding 6-phosphofructokinase, protein MRIGVLTGGGDVPGLNPCIRSIALSALDRGWEAIGFKRGWQGFLEIDPADPDSVSAHSIRLDREAVRGIDRAGGTMLHTSRTDPRTVEGGDRTNHVLHVLDRLGVDALITLGGDGTLRFSAHLSAQGFPVVSIPKTMDNDVFGTDYCIGFSTAITRSVDAINALRTTAESHERIAIVELFGRRSGETALLAGFLAQVDRTVIAEVPADPDVLLPLLVADRRSRPGAYAMCVISEGAKLLGDEAGDEQRKLSNTKRSETAVSRRLALMIEDHAKEGTIVQQLAYLMRSGDPDALDRMVGFAFGGMAIQKIEAGETGRMLALRDGNYCHVPIDTLLGGTKTVDVDKLYDPARYRPKLTHVEGMPMFLY, encoded by the coding sequence ATGCGCATCGGCGTGCTGACCGGCGGGGGCGATGTTCCCGGGCTCAATCCCTGCATCCGATCGATCGCGCTGTCGGCGCTCGATCGCGGCTGGGAGGCGATCGGCTTCAAGCGCGGCTGGCAGGGCTTCCTCGAGATCGATCCGGCCGATCCGGACAGCGTCTCCGCGCACAGCATCCGGCTCGATCGCGAGGCGGTGCGCGGGATCGACCGGGCCGGTGGCACCATGCTCCACACCTCGCGCACCGATCCGCGCACCGTCGAGGGCGGCGACCGGACGAATCACGTCCTCCATGTCCTGGACAGGCTGGGGGTGGACGCGCTGATCACCCTGGGCGGGGACGGCACGCTGCGTTTCTCGGCGCATCTCTCGGCGCAAGGCTTTCCGGTCGTCTCGATCCCCAAGACGATGGACAATGACGTGTTCGGCACCGATTATTGCATCGGCTTCTCGACCGCGATCACCCGCTCCGTCGATGCGATCAACGCGCTGCGCACCACCGCCGAGAGCCATGAGCGGATCGCGATCGTCGAGCTGTTCGGACGGCGTTCGGGCGAGACGGCCCTGCTCGCCGGCTTCCTTGCCCAGGTCGACCGCACCGTGATTGCCGAGGTGCCGGCCGATCCCGACGTGCTGCTGCCGCTGTTGGTGGCGGACCGCAGGAGCCGGCCGGGCGCCTATGCGATGTGCGTGATCTCCGAGGGGGCGAAGCTGCTCGGCGACGAGGCCGGCGACGAGCAGCGCAAGCTCTCCAACACCAAGCGAAGCGAGACGGCGGTCAGCCGGCGGCTGGCGCTGATGATCGAGGATCATGCGAAGGAAGGGACGATTGTCCAGCAGCTCGCCTATCTGATGCGCTCCGGCGATCCCGACGCGCTCGACCGGATGGTCGGCTTCGCCTTCGGCGGCATGGCGATCCAGAAGATCGAGGCGGGCGAGACCGGGCGGATGCTGGCGCTGCGCGACGGCAATTACTGCCATGTCCCGATCGACACGCTGCTCGGTGGCACCAAGACGGTCGATGTCGACAAGCTCTACGATCCCGCGCGCTACCGGCCCAAGCTCACCCATGTCGAAGGCATGCCGATGTTTCTCTATTGA
- a CDS encoding zinc-ribbon domain-containing protein, translating into MILICPACQTRYLIPDAAIGASGRQVRCASCKHSWFQEGVAETAEPAPVPAPAQVQAPAAPPPAGAWPPPPPQTVEPVPPPAAADSEAPEADVQARYDAPGEVAPVHDHRLLPAHPRPRRRIGRLLTIVLVIAALVVLATIGAVVAVGPDKLAERLDLVPAPVPLVIEMTSKPERRETASGNELLAVTGRIVNPTDQPQTVRDIRAELRDTSGRTVYSWTITRPVPMLAPGGSAEFDSAAVDIPRGAKNLHLAFIGPTGS; encoded by the coding sequence ATGATACTGATCTGCCCCGCCTGCCAGACCCGCTACCTGATCCCCGACGCCGCGATCGGAGCCTCCGGCCGGCAGGTGCGCTGCGCGAGCTGCAAGCATAGCTGGTTCCAGGAGGGCGTGGCCGAGACGGCCGAGCCTGCCCCTGTGCCTGCGCCGGCTCAGGTCCAGGCGCCGGCCGCGCCGCCCCCCGCCGGCGCATGGCCGCCTCCCCCGCCGCAGACGGTGGAGCCGGTTCCGCCGCCTGCCGCCGCCGACAGCGAGGCGCCCGAAGCCGATGTCCAGGCGCGCTACGACGCGCCGGGCGAGGTGGCGCCGGTTCACGACCATCGTCTGCTGCCCGCCCATCCGCGCCCGCGCCGCCGCATCGGCCGGCTGCTGACGATCGTGCTGGTGATCGCCGCGCTGGTCGTGCTCGCCACGATCGGGGCGGTCGTCGCGGTCGGCCCCGACAAGCTCGCCGAGCGGCTCGACCTCGTCCCGGCCCCGGTGCCGCTGGTGATAGAGATGACCAGCAAGCCCGAGCGGCGTGAGACCGCGAGCGGCAACGAACTGCTCGCGGTGACGGGCCGGATCGTCAACCCGACCGACCAGCCGCAGACCGTCCGCGACATCCGCGCCGAGCTGCGCGACACCTCGGGCCGTACCGTCTACAGCTGGACGATCACCCGGCCGGTGCCGATGCTCGCCCCCGGCGGATCGGCCGAGTTCGACAGCGCGGCGGTGGATATCCCGCGCGGGGCGAAGAACCTCCATCTGGCATTCATCGGGCCGACGGGGAGCTGA
- the ftsE gene encoding cell division ATP-binding protein FtsE, which translates to MRPGAANIVQFENVGLRYGSGAETLSDLSFGLEAGAFYFLTGPSGAGKSSLLRLIYLAQRPSRGLIRMFGEDVVTLPRGRMPGFRRRIGTVFQDFRLIPHLSAYENIALPLRVNGVTEADIDTPVREMLEWVGLSGRAYAKPATLSGGEQQRVAIARAVIGRPEILVADEPTGNVDPEMAGRLLYLFEALNKLGTTILVATHDLHLIPRVHHAQTITLDKGRLVTPMAGAH; encoded by the coding sequence ATGAGGCCGGGTGCCGCCAACATCGTCCAGTTCGAGAATGTCGGCCTGCGCTACGGATCCGGCGCGGAAACGCTGAGCGATCTGAGCTTCGGGCTGGAGGCGGGCGCCTTCTATTTCCTCACCGGCCCGTCGGGCGCGGGCAAGAGTTCGCTGCTGCGGCTGATCTATCTGGCGCAGCGGCCGAGCCGCGGGCTGATCCGCATGTTCGGCGAGGATGTCGTCACCCTGCCGCGCGGGCGCATGCCCGGCTTCCGCCGCCGGATCGGCACCGTCTTCCAGGATTTCCGGCTGATCCCGCATCTGTCGGCCTATGAGAATATCGCGCTGCCGCTGCGCGTGAACGGCGTGACCGAGGCCGACATCGACACGCCGGTACGCGAGATGCTGGAGTGGGTCGGCCTGTCGGGCCGCGCCTATGCCAAGCCCGCGACGCTGTCAGGCGGGGAGCAGCAGCGCGTCGCCATCGCCCGCGCGGTGATCGGCCGGCCCGAGATCCTCGTCGCCGACGAGCCGACCGGAAACGTCGATCCGGAGATGGCCGGCCGGCTGCTCTACCTGTTCGAGGCGCTGAACAAGCTTGGGACCACGATCCTGGTCGCGACCCACGATCTCCACCTGATCCCCCGCGTCCACCACGCCCAGACCATCACCCTCGACAAGGGGCGGCTCGTCACCCCCATGGCGGGCGCGCACTGA
- a CDS encoding cell division protein FtsX: MALFGRGSGNWLTSAAGRRLLPEGWLSGPMPWVIAIMMFLMVLAAAAGLALGFAARGLDSHMSSQITIQIVDADQPRRDATADKIVAAASALPGVASVRRIGDREIAELLQPWLGAGLAENDLPVPAMIDVAFLPGSEGGIAAAEAAVRAISTRARVDAHAQWLAPLAGLIASLRWLAGVLVLLMAAAAAFTVVLAARSALNTHQATIDVMHHLGSSDAQIAQLFQRRIATDALFGGLVGLAMASLVIFAVGDRITRVGSDLIGSVELPFAAWGILAMLPLAGTLLAMIAARLTIVMALRRRL, translated from the coding sequence ATGGCGCTGTTCGGACGCGGATCGGGCAACTGGCTGACCAGCGCGGCGGGCCGGCGGCTGCTGCCCGAGGGCTGGCTGTCGGGGCCGATGCCCTGGGTGATAGCGATCATGATGTTCCTGATGGTGCTGGCGGCGGCGGCCGGGCTGGCGCTGGGCTTCGCGGCGCGGGGACTGGACAGCCATATGTCGAGCCAGATCACCATCCAGATCGTCGATGCCGATCAGCCGCGCCGCGATGCCACCGCCGACAAGATCGTCGCGGCGGCCTCCGCGCTGCCGGGCGTCGCGTCGGTGCGGCGGATCGGCGACCGCGAGATCGCCGAGCTGCTCCAGCCCTGGCTGGGGGCGGGCCTGGCCGAGAACGACCTGCCGGTGCCGGCGATGATCGACGTCGCCTTCCTGCCCGGATCGGAAGGCGGCATCGCCGCCGCCGAGGCAGCGGTGCGCGCGATCAGCACGCGGGCGCGGGTCGACGCGCACGCCCAATGGCTGGCCCCGCTCGCCGGGCTGATCGCCTCGCTGCGCTGGCTGGCCGGCGTGCTGGTGCTGCTGATGGCGGCGGCGGCCGCCTTCACCGTCGTCCTGGCCGCGCGATCGGCGCTCAACACCCATCAGGCGACAATCGACGTGATGCACCATCTGGGATCGAGCGACGCGCAGATCGCCCAGCTCTTCCAGCGCCGCATCGCCACCGATGCGCTGTTCGGCGGGCTGGTCGGGCTGGCGATGGCGAGCCTCGTCATCTTCGCGGTGGGGGATCGCATCACCCGGGTCGGATCGGACCTGATCGGATCGGTCGAACTGCCCTTCGCGGCCTGGGGGATATTGGCGATGCTGCCGCTGGCCGGTACGCTGCTGGCGATGATCGCGGCAAGGCTGACGATCGTCATGGCCCTGAGGCGACGGCTGTGA
- a CDS encoding YdcF family protein, whose amino-acid sequence MIVRTLALALLGWIAGFMAFALFLPQPAPDGITTEGIVVMTGGRGRVERGLALLEAKRAKRLLISGADRRVRPHELAVQFKAPVALVDCCVDLGHESVDTRSNATEAAGWIGRNRYRSIRLVTSDWHMVRARYDLETMIGDDIQIVTDAVPTEPGLVDLVREYNKYLLRRVAGLIGI is encoded by the coding sequence ATGATCGTCCGCACCCTGGCGCTCGCGCTGCTCGGCTGGATCGCCGGCTTCATGGCCTTCGCCTTGTTCCTGCCGCAGCCCGCCCCCGACGGGATCACCACCGAGGGCATCGTCGTGATGACCGGCGGGCGCGGGCGCGTGGAGCGGGGGCTGGCGCTGCTCGAGGCGAAGCGGGCGAAGCGGCTGCTGATCTCCGGCGCAGACCGGCGGGTGCGCCCGCACGAGCTGGCCGTCCAGTTCAAGGCTCCGGTCGCGCTGGTCGATTGCTGCGTCGACCTCGGCCATGAGTCGGTCGACACACGCTCCAACGCCACCGAGGCGGCGGGCTGGATCGGCCGCAACCGCTACCGTTCGATCCGGCTGGTCACGTCCGACTGGCACATGGTGCGCGCGCGTTACGACCTGGAAACCATGATCGGCGACGATATCCAGATCGTCACAGACGCGGTGCCGACCGAGCCGGGGCTGGTCGATCTGGTGCGCGAGTATAACAAATATCTGCTGCGGCGGGTGGCGGGGCTGATCGGCATATGA
- a CDS encoding lysophospholipid acyltransferase family protein yields the protein MVALRSTLFALLFYPGTVIAVLSAFVSALFGNAALRRHALGWAVFHRWCARWILGIRTRVEGRLPPGPHLYAAKHQSMYETLELLLVLDDPAVVLKRELADIPLFGRIAKMAGVIPVDRAGSAKALRRMMRAAAAARDEQRSILIFPEGTRVHPGEQPPLQPGFAGLYKQLGLAVVPIALDSGLIWPRNSFRKHPGIVTIRLGEPIPPSLPRAEIENRVHAAINALERPRNESF from the coding sequence ATGGTGGCGCTGCGCTCGACCCTGTTCGCATTGCTCTTCTATCCCGGCACGGTGATCGCGGTGCTGAGCGCCTTCGTCAGCGCGCTGTTCGGCAACGCCGCCTTGCGCCGGCACGCCCTGGGCTGGGCTGTGTTCCATCGCTGGTGCGCGCGCTGGATCCTGGGAATCCGCACCAGGGTAGAGGGGCGGTTGCCGCCGGGGCCGCATCTCTATGCCGCCAAGCACCAGTCGATGTACGAAACGCTCGAGCTGCTGCTGGTGCTCGACGATCCGGCGGTGGTGCTGAAGCGCGAGCTGGCGGACATCCCGCTGTTCGGCCGGATCGCGAAGATGGCCGGGGTGATCCCGGTCGACCGGGCGGGATCGGCGAAGGCGCTTCGGCGGATGATGCGTGCGGCGGCGGCGGCGCGGGATGAACAGCGCTCGATCCTGATCTTCCCCGAAGGCACCCGGGTGCACCCCGGCGAACAGCCGCCGCTCCAGCCGGGCTTCGCCGGCCTCTACAAGCAGCTCGGGCTGGCGGTGGTGCCGATCGCGCTCGACAGCGGGCTGATCTGGCCCCGCAACAGCTTCCGCAAACACCCCGGCATCGTGACGATCCGGCTTGGCGAGCCGATTCCGCCCAGCCTGCCGAGGGCCGAGATCGAAAACCGGGTCCATGCCGCCATCAACGCTCTCGAACGGCCCCGGAACGAGTCGTTTTAA
- a CDS encoding prephenate/arogenate dehydrogenase family protein has translation MLPFARVTIIGLGLIGSSIARAVQATMPTVRITGHDADADVRERVRQLGFCDDVTDTAGASVVDADLVILCVPVGAMGAVGAEIADDLPADAIVSDVGSSKESVLTALRAVLPSATIIPAHPVAGTENSGPDAGFATLFNGRWCIVTPPEGSEPAAAERIAEFWRRIGANVDVMDPKHHDLVLAVTSHLPHLIAYTIVGTASDMEEVTQSEVIKYSAGGFRDFTRIAASDPTMWRDVFLNNKDAVLEMLQRFTEDLTALQRAIRWGDGDTLFELFTRTRAVRRSIIEQGQDDAKPDFGRSH, from the coding sequence ATGCTGCCTTTCGCACGGGTCACCATCATCGGGCTGGGGCTGATCGGCTCGTCGATCGCGCGCGCCGTGCAGGCGACGATGCCGACGGTGCGCATCACCGGCCATGATGCCGACGCGGACGTCCGCGAGCGGGTCCGCCAGCTCGGCTTCTGCGACGACGTCACCGACACGGCGGGCGCCTCGGTGGTCGATGCCGATCTCGTCATATTGTGCGTGCCGGTCGGCGCGATGGGCGCGGTCGGCGCGGAAATCGCCGACGACCTGCCCGCCGACGCGATCGTCAGCGATGTCGGTTCGTCGAAGGAAAGCGTGCTGACCGCCCTGCGCGCCGTGCTGCCGAGTGCCACGATCATCCCGGCCCATCCGGTCGCCGGGACCGAGAATAGCGGCCCGGACGCGGGCTTCGCGACGCTGTTCAACGGCCGCTGGTGCATCGTCACGCCGCCCGAGGGCAGCGAGCCGGCGGCGGCCGAGCGGATCGCCGAATTCTGGCGGCGGATCGGCGCCAATGTCGATGTGATGGACCCGAAGCATCATGATCTGGTGCTGGCCGTCACCAGCCACCTGCCGCACCTGATCGCCTACACCATCGTCGGCACGGCGTCCGACATGGAGGAAGTGACGCAGAGCGAGGTGATCAAATATTCGGCGGGCGGCTTTCGCGACTTCACCCGCATCGCCGCCTCGGACCCGACGATGTGGCGCGACGTGTTCCTCAACAACAAGGATGCGGTGCTGGAGATGCTGCAGCGCTTCACCGAGGACCTGACCGCGTTGCAGCGCGCGATCCGCTGGGGCGATGGCGACACGCTGTTCGAGCTGTTCACCCGCACCCGCGCGGTCCGCCGTTCGATCATCGAGCAGGGCCAGGACGACGCCAAGCCCGATTTCGGCCGTAGCCATTGA
- the hisC gene encoding histidinol-phosphate transaminase, with translation MTSTLAPKPWIDAIAPYVPGRSTTADGRKVAKLSSNENPLGTSEAAKAGFLAGVSSLDRYPDASAAALREAIAKAHGLDPARVIYGTGSDEILHLAAGAYAGQGDEVLYVRYGFSVYPIAARRVGAVPVEAPDADYATDIDSLIAHITPRTRVIFLANPNNPTGTYSPAADIARLYAATPADCLLVIDQAYAEYLEAADDDGAFALAQDRPNVLVTRTFSKIYGLAAERIGWGYASAPVIEAMHKIRAPFNVTTAGQLAAIAGLGDTGFVEKSRAHNLKWRGWFEGEIASMGNKGLRAVPSKANFSLVLFEGRLTAEAAYEGLMEAGYIVRWLPGQGLPHALRITIGTEEEIRGLTAALRTLVEAAG, from the coding sequence ATGACCAGCACCCTCGCACCCAAGCCCTGGATCGATGCGATCGCGCCTTATGTTCCGGGCCGGTCGACCACCGCTGACGGCCGCAAGGTCGCCAAGCTCAGCTCGAACGAGAATCCGCTCGGCACCAGCGAGGCGGCGAAGGCCGGCTTCCTCGCGGGCGTATCCTCGCTCGATCGCTATCCCGACGCCTCGGCGGCGGCGCTGCGCGAGGCGATCGCGAAGGCGCACGGGCTCGATCCCGCGCGGGTCATCTACGGCACCGGATCGGACGAGATCCTCCATCTCGCGGCGGGCGCCTATGCCGGTCAGGGCGATGAAGTCCTCTATGTCCGCTATGGCTTCTCGGTCTATCCGATCGCGGCCCGTCGGGTCGGCGCGGTGCCGGTCGAGGCACCCGATGCCGATTATGCCACCGACATCGACAGCCTGATCGCGCACATCACGCCCCGGACGCGGGTGATCTTCCTCGCCAATCCCAACAACCCGACCGGCACCTATTCGCCGGCCGCCGACATCGCCCGCCTCTATGCGGCGACTCCGGCCGATTGCCTGCTGGTGATCGACCAGGCCTATGCCGAATATCTGGAAGCGGCCGACGATGACGGCGCCTTCGCGCTGGCGCAGGACAGGCCCAATGTCCTCGTCACCCGCACCTTCTCGAAGATCTACGGCCTCGCCGCCGAGCGGATCGGCTGGGGCTATGCCAGCGCGCCGGTGATCGAGGCGATGCACAAGATCCGCGCACCGTTCAACGTCACCACCGCCGGCCAGCTCGCCGCGATCGCGGGCCTTGGCGACACCGGCTTCGTCGAGAAGAGCCGCGCCCACAATCTGAAGTGGCGGGGCTGGTTCGAAGGCGAGATCGCCAGCATGGGCAATAAGGGCCTGCGCGCGGTGCCGTCCAAGGCCAATTTCTCGCTGGTGCTGTTCGAGGGCAGGCTGACCGCCGAAGCCGCCTATGAAGGGCTGATGGAGGCGGGGTATATCGTCCGCTGGCTGCCGGGTCAGGGATTGCCGCATGCGCTGCGCATCACCATCGGCACCGAAGAGGAGATTCGCGGCCTCACCGCGGCGCTGCGCACGCTGGTCGAGGCGGCCGGCTGA
- the metX gene encoding homoserine O-acetyltransferase MetX → MTDDTRFGLARSVTLAGPLRLDGGARLSPVSVAYETYGQLNADGSNAILICHALTGDQHVASAHPITGKPGWWTRMVGAGKPIDPARHFIICANVLGSCLGSSGPATIDPKTGAPYAMRFPVITIRDMVRAQALLLDHLGVDTLAAVVGGSMGGMQVLQWAATYPDRVRSAVVIASAARHSAQNIAFHEVGRQAIMADPKWNGGDYYAAGDPPAAGLAVARMAAHITYLSEAGLTEKFGRRLQKRPGKENGAKSFGFDADFQIESYLRHQGISFVDRFDANSYLYITRAMDYFDLAEEHGGLLATAFAGCKQTRFCLVSFDTDWLYPTAESRAIVHALNAAGAPVSFMELSSPFGHDAFLLDVPELNRVVDGFLRAGETR, encoded by the coding sequence ATGACCGACGACACCCGCTTCGGCCTAGCCCGTTCCGTGACCTTGGCCGGCCCGCTGCGGCTGGATGGCGGCGCGCGGCTGTCGCCGGTGTCGGTGGCCTATGAAACCTATGGCCAGCTCAATGCCGACGGCTCCAACGCGATCCTGATCTGCCATGCGCTGACCGGCGACCAGCATGTCGCCTCCGCGCACCCGATCACCGGCAAGCCGGGCTGGTGGACGCGGATGGTGGGGGCGGGCAAGCCGATCGATCCGGCCCGACACTTCATCATCTGCGCGAATGTGCTCGGCTCCTGCCTCGGCAGCTCGGGGCCCGCGACGATCGATCCGAAGACCGGCGCGCCCTATGCGATGCGCTTCCCGGTCATCACCATCCGCGACATGGTCCGCGCCCAGGCGCTGCTGCTCGATCATCTCGGCGTGGACACGCTCGCCGCCGTGGTCGGCGGGTCGATGGGCGGGATGCAGGTTCTGCAATGGGCCGCGACCTATCCCGATCGGGTGCGATCGGCGGTGGTGATCGCCAGCGCGGCGCGCCATTCGGCGCAGAACATCGCCTTCCACGAGGTCGGCCGCCAGGCGATCATGGCCGATCCGAAATGGAATGGCGGTGACTATTATGCGGCCGGCGATCCTCCCGCCGCCGGCCTTGCGGTCGCGCGGATGGCGGCGCACATCACCTATCTGAGCGAGGCCGGGCTGACCGAGAAGTTCGGCCGGCGCCTGCAGAAGCGGCCGGGCAAGGAGAACGGGGCCAAGAGCTTCGGCTTCGACGCCGATTTCCAGATCGAGAGCTATCTGCGCCACCAGGGGATCAGCTTCGTCGACCGGTTCGATGCGAACTCCTATCTCTACATCACCCGGGCGATGGATTATTTCGACCTGGCCGAGGAGCATGGCGGGCTGCTCGCCACCGCCTTCGCGGGCTGCAAGCAGACCCGCTTCTGCCTCGTCAGCTTCGACACCGACTGGCTCTATCCCACCGCCGAATCGCGCGCGATCGTCCATGCCCTGAACGCCGCCGGGGCGCCGGTCAGCTTCATGGAACTGTCGTCGCCGTTCGGCCATGACGCCTTCCTGCTCGACGTGCCCGAGCTCAACCGGGTGGTCGATGGCTTCCTGCGCGCGGGCGAGACAAGATGA